GAGCGGCAGCGGGGAGAGGCGGTCATGGCGCGCGATCGGGCGGAGAAGGCGGCAGGCCAAGCGAGTGCCGTCACCCAGTTCCTCGAGAACATGCTATCCTCCGCCGACCCGGAAGAGGGCAGCGGGCATGAGGTGAAGGTCGTTGACGTCCTGAAACGGGCATCAGGTCAGGCCACGGAGGCGTTGGCGAAGCAGCCGGAGGTACAAGTCGCGGTTCGCCGAGCATTGGGGAGCTCGTACTTTGGCCTTGGGCAGTATTCTGAGGCGGAAGGGGAATTCATCGCGGCCCTTCAAATCGCGCGGCAGTTTCTGGGGGAGGAGCATCAAGATACTCGAGCAATGGTCTCGGCCCTTGGCGCCAACTACTGGATCCAGGGAAAGTTTGATCAGGCGGAGCCGTTGATGCGTTCCGGGCTGGAAATGGAGCTGCGCCTGCATGGGGAGGACCATGTTGAATCCATCACGATGATGGATAACCTGGCCAGCGTCCTTAAGCGGACGGGCCGACCGGAAGAGGCCCTGCAATTGAACCGCCGCGCCTTCGCCGCGGCGGAGCGAGTGCTCGGACCCAACCATGAGACCACACGCAACTGTCTGAGCAACCTCGCCTTCGGCTTGATGGTCGCGGGGCACGACGCCGAGGCGGAGGCCCACTTTCGACGGGCGCTAGAGATGGACCGGTCGACGAGCTGGAGCAACAGAGAAATTTCGACAAGCACCCAGGTGGCCTTTGCCAACCTCCTCGTGAAAGTCGGGAAGGTCGAGGAGGGGGAGCAAGTGGCCCGCGCGTGCCTGGAGGAGCGAAAACGGCATTTGCCCGCGGGGCACACTCTCATCGGCGATTCCAAGCAAGTTCTGGGACGCGCCCGGCTGGCGCAGCACGACGCGGCGGCCGCGGAGCCGCTGTTTCGAGAAGCACTGGGCATTCACCAGGCGACGTTGCCTGCGGGAAGCTGGCGAATCGCCGTTACACAGTGCGACTTGGGACTAGCTTTGACCCAGCTCGAACGCTTTGAAGAGGCTGAACGACTCCTGCTCGAGTCGCACGCGACATTGAACCGCACGGCCGGAACCCAACCAAGACATGAGCAAAAGACGATCGCGGGACTAGCGGATTTGTATGCGGCTTGGGAGGCTGCCGCGCCGGGGACGGGCAAGGCGGAGAAGGCCGCGGAGTGGCGCGCGAAGCTCCCTACGACGCAAGCGGCTACACCGGCCACACAGAGCACTTCAAATCCGAAGTCGCGGTAATCGCCGAATTTGATCGCGATAGGGTCCATCCCGCTCCGCTTCGATTGCCCCCCTATCGGCGATTCGATATCCTCCGCGAATGCGACCGCTCGGTATGGCCCTCGCGCTGCTGCTCTTTTTTGGCGCGGGCTGCACGCGCTCCGAATCCGAAGTTCGCAAACCCTCACAAAAGATTATTGGCGTCACGCTGCTGACCGTGCAGCACCAGTTCTACCAGGAACTCCGGGCCGGTCTGGAGGAAGAGGCCGTGCGTCACGGCTACCGGCTGCTTATCAGCACGGCGGAATTCGACTCGGCCCGGCAGGCCAACCAGATTGATGAATTCATTGTGCAGAAGGTGGACGCGATGATCGTCTGTCCCTGCGACTCGCGGAGCGTCGGGGCGAGCATCGTCGCGGCGAATCAGGCGAATATCCCCGTGTTCACGGCCGACATCGCGTCCGTGTCACCGCTCGGAAAAGTCGCGGCGCACATTGCCTCGGACAACGTCGCCGGGGGCCGAGCGGCCGCGAGGCTGCTGGCCAAGGCCATCGGCGACAAAGGAAAAGTCGTGGTGCTGTCCCACCCCGAGGTGGCCAGCGTCGCGGATCGCGTTCGGGGCTTCAAGGAGGAATTGGCCGCGCATCCGAACGTGCAGGTCGTTGCCGAGCTGTCTTCCGATGGCAAGCGCGACAAGGCCGTGCGGGTGATGGAGGACCTTCTGCAAGCTTATCCCGATCTGAGCGGCGTTTTCGGCATCAATGACGATACGGCGCTGGGCGCGCTGGCGGCGATCGAGGCGGCCGGAAAACTCAAGCAAATCAAGATCGTCGGATACGACGCGACGCCCGAGGCGCGGGCGAAGATCAAGGCGGGCCAGATTTACGGGGATGTTATTCAAGACCCTCGACGGATCGGAGTCCTTACCATTCAGGCCATTCGTGATTCGTTCGCGGGGCGGAAGCCACCTGAAGTGATTCCCGTCGAAGTCGGCGTCTTCACTGGCGATTCGCCGCCGTGATGTTATGGACTCCGTCCCTCCGCGCATTCGATTCGATCGTATCTCCAAGTCCTACGCCGGCGTGCGAGCCCTCGACGCCGTCAGTTTTGATGTACGGCCAGGCTGCATCCATGCCCTCGTCGGAGAGAACGGCGCCGGAAAGAGCACGCTGATGAAGATCCTCGCCGGGGCCGTCCGCGCCGACGCCGGTGCGATCGAATTGGATGGCGCCCCCGCGATGATGACCGACGCGCGGACCGCGCAACGGCTCGGCATTGCCATCGTTTACCAGGAATTCAATCTCATCGCGCACCTGTCGGTCAGCGAAAACGTCTATCTGGGCCGCTGGCCGCGAGCCAAGATGGGGATCATCCGGAACGGTGAGATGAACCGCCAGGCGCAGCGGCTTTTCGACGAATTGGGATTACCTGTCCCCGTGCGCGCCCCGGTCGCGGACCTCAGCGTCGCGCAGCAGCAGATGGTCGAGATCGCCAAAGCCCTGTCGCTGGACGCCCGCGTGCTGATCCTGGACGAGCCGTCGGCCGTCCTTACGCCGCACGAACTGGCGGCCCTGTTTCGCGTCATTCGCGAATTGGCCGCGCGGGGCGTCACCATCCTCTACATTTCCCATCGTTTCGACGAGATTTTCGAACTCGCGGACGATGTGACCGTCCTGCGCGACGGGCAACACATCTCCACGCGCCCAATTCGCCAGGTGGATCGCAGGCAGTTGATTGCGGAATGCGTGGGCCGGCCGCTGGAAGAGGAGTTTCCTCCTCGCCTCGTCGAACAGGGAGCGGTCGCGCTGCAAGTCGAACGACTCTCCTGCACGGGCATCTTCAGCGATGTGTCCTTTGATGTCCGCGAGGGAGAAGTCCTGGCGTTGACCGGTCTCGTTGGCTCGGGGCGAAGTTCAGTCGCCCTCTCCATCTACGGCGCGTTGCCCGCCACGAAGGGTCGCATCGTCGTGGGCGACGCCGTCGGGCCGTTCAGATCCCCGATCGAGGCCCAGCACGCGGGCATCGCCTACGTACCGGAAGACCGTCGCCATCAGGGCCTGCTCATGGCCCGATCGCTTCGAGAGAATCTCACTTTGGCGCGTCGCGAGGACGCGGCCGTGTGGGGACTGCTGAGCGTCTCGCGCGAGCGAGTCATTGCGCGGCGCAGGATTTCCCAATGCGCGATTAAGGCGGCGGGAACGGAAATCGCGGCCGCGACGCTCAGTGGCGGCAATCAACAGAAGCTGCTCCTGGCGCGGTGGCTCGATCGCCCATTTCGCGTCATGATTCTCGATGAACCCACGCGCGGCGTGGACGTCGGCGCGAAGTCCGAGATCTATGCCATGATCAACGCGATCGCGGCTCAAGGGACCGCTATCCTGATGGTTTCCTCCGACCTACCCGAGGCACTCGGCATGGCCGATCGCATCGCCGTCATGTCGCGCGGCCGCCTGACCGGCATCCTCGCCAATCGCGACCGGCAGGTTACGCAAGAACAGGTCCTTCGCTTGGCGCTCGGAGAATCCGCGTCATGACGCCTTCTACGCAAGTCTCGTTCTGGCGCTACGTCCTCGCGGCACGGATGCTCGTCATACTGCTTCTGTTGGCGGCGGCATCCTCAGTGATGACCAAGGGACAGTTCGCCCAACTCGACAATCTCGTCAACGTCGCGCGGCAGGTTTCGTTCGAGGGTCTGATCGCGTTCGGAATGACGCTGGTGATTGTCACCGGCGGGATCGATCTCTCCGTGGGTTCGCTGGTCGCCCTCACCGGCGTGATCGCCGCGCTGGCCATGCGCGCAGCCGACGGCTCGCCGCCCACGGTCGCCATATCGCTGGGACTCCTCTGCGGCGTCGCTGGCGGGGCCGCCATCGGAGCGTCGTCCGGCGCGATCGTCGCAAGATTCTCCATTCCACCGTTCCTTGTCACTCTCTCGGCCATGCTCATGGCCCGAGGGTTTGCCTTCATATTCTGCAATGGCCAGCCCATCTATGAACTGCCCGAGCAACTCATCACGCTTGGCCGGGGATTCTTATTCGAGGATTCCCTCGGACGCTTGCTGCCGGTGCCGGTCGTCGTCCTGATCTGCGCGTATGGATTCTTTGCAGTGCTCCTGGGTCGCACCGTTTTTGGGCGCGGCGTCATCGCGATCGGCAGCAATGAAGAGGCTTCGCGACTGGCGGGAATCCCGGTGCGCCGCACGAAGGTCCTGGTTTACATGATTACCGGCGCCCTCTGCGGGCTGGCCGGCGTGCTGCACGTCGGCAAATTGATGGCCGCGGACCCCAAGGTCGGCGACATGTGGGAGCTGAATGTCATCGCGGCCGTCGTGGTCGGGGGAACGAGCCTTTTTGGCGGTCGCGGGACGATGACCGGGACGCTGCTGGGCGCGCTTCTGATCGGCGTCCTCAATAACAGCCTCAATCTCTTGCATGTCGAGCATTTTTGGCAGAAGGTGGTGCTGGGCGGCGTGATCCTGGCGGCGAGCCTGGTGGATGCAGGGCTTCGGCGGCTGGAATCGAGATGAAG
This window of the Phycisphaerae bacterium genome carries:
- a CDS encoding tetratricopeptide repeat protein; the protein is MPAPSPDRQSHQNWIRQARAQSDEAERHLIEEGLGLALGDSSGGKTTLRPDLFPGYALETEIHRGGQGTIYRAKQLSTGRRVAVKLMHDNVFSGPLERARFERETRVLAALHHPNIVAIHDGGSHDGRFFLVMDYIAGQPLDVYIASQSRSIRETLELFIQICDAVNAAHIGGIIHRDLKPANVRVDAEGRAYVLDFGLAKFTVSAPEGAGSEAMSPPNMTVTGQFLGSMPWAAPEQAEGSPSRIDTRTDVYALGVLLFQMLTGKFPYQVVGSVRSVLDNIAKAEPIRPRTLCREIDDELETIILKCLSKDRERRYQTAGELSRDLRRYLKGEPIEAKRDSAWYVLTKSLRRHTLAVAVAAGFVVLVSGSALALGIMYRGKAAEYARAERQRGEAVMARDRAEKAAGQASAVTQFLENMLSSADPEEGSGHEVKVVDVLKRASGQATEALAKQPEVQVAVRRALGSSYFGLGQYSEAEGEFIAALQIARQFLGEEHQDTRAMVSALGANYWIQGKFDQAEPLMRSGLEMELRLHGEDHVESITMMDNLASVLKRTGRPEEALQLNRRAFAAAERVLGPNHETTRNCLSNLAFGLMVAGHDAEAEAHFRRALEMDRSTSWSNREISTSTQVAFANLLVKVGKVEEGEQVARACLEERKRHLPAGHTLIGDSKQVLGRARLAQHDAAAAEPLFREALGIHQATLPAGSWRIAVTQCDLGLALTQLERFEEAERLLLESHATLNRTAGTQPRHEQKTIAGLADLYAAWEAAAPGTGKAEKAAEWRAKLPTTQAATPATQSTSNPKSR
- a CDS encoding substrate-binding domain-containing protein; its protein translation is MRPLGMALALLLFFGAGCTRSESEVRKPSQKIIGVTLLTVQHQFYQELRAGLEEEAVRHGYRLLISTAEFDSARQANQIDEFIVQKVDAMIVCPCDSRSVGASIVAANQANIPVFTADIASVSPLGKVAAHIASDNVAGGRAAARLLAKAIGDKGKVVVLSHPEVASVADRVRGFKEELAAHPNVQVVAELSSDGKRDKAVRVMEDLLQAYPDLSGVFGINDDTALGALAAIEAAGKLKQIKIVGYDATPEARAKIKAGQIYGDVIQDPRRIGVLTIQAIRDSFAGRKPPEVIPVEVGVFTGDSPP
- a CDS encoding sugar ABC transporter ATP-binding protein — encoded protein: MDSVPPRIRFDRISKSYAGVRALDAVSFDVRPGCIHALVGENGAGKSTLMKILAGAVRADAGAIELDGAPAMMTDARTAQRLGIAIVYQEFNLIAHLSVSENVYLGRWPRAKMGIIRNGEMNRQAQRLFDELGLPVPVRAPVADLSVAQQQMVEIAKALSLDARVLILDEPSAVLTPHELAALFRVIRELAARGVTILYISHRFDEIFELADDVTVLRDGQHISTRPIRQVDRRQLIAECVGRPLEEEFPPRLVEQGAVALQVERLSCTGIFSDVSFDVREGEVLALTGLVGSGRSSVALSIYGALPATKGRIVVGDAVGPFRSPIEAQHAGIAYVPEDRRHQGLLMARSLRENLTLARREDAAVWGLLSVSRERVIARRRISQCAIKAAGTEIAAATLSGGNQQKLLLARWLDRPFRVMILDEPTRGVDVGAKSEIYAMINAIAAQGTAILMVSSDLPEALGMADRIAVMSRGRLTGILANRDRQVTQEQVLRLALGESAS
- a CDS encoding ABC transporter permease, whose amino-acid sequence is MTPSTQVSFWRYVLAARMLVILLLLAAASSVMTKGQFAQLDNLVNVARQVSFEGLIAFGMTLVIVTGGIDLSVGSLVALTGVIAALAMRAADGSPPTVAISLGLLCGVAGGAAIGASSGAIVARFSIPPFLVTLSAMLMARGFAFIFCNGQPIYELPEQLITLGRGFLFEDSLGRLLPVPVVVLICAYGFFAVLLGRTVFGRGVIAIGSNEEASRLAGIPVRRTKVLVYMITGALCGLAGVLHVGKLMAADPKVGDMWELNVIAAVVVGGTSLFGGRGTMTGTLLGALLIGVLNNSLNLLHVEHFWQKVVLGGVILAASLVDAGLRRLESR